In Scatophagus argus isolate fScaArg1 chromosome 7, fScaArg1.pri, whole genome shotgun sequence, a genomic segment contains:
- the irx5b gene encoding iroquois-class homeodomain protein IRX-5b produces the protein MAYQPQGFLFQPSVSLALHSCPSFGSGVILGPRTEELGRSSSGSAFAPYSGSATSPGFNSHLPYGGEPRAAATLNSFVSPGYDPSSGISGSLDYHPFGALGPYPYGDPTYRKNATRDATATLKAWLNEHRKNPYPTKGEKIMLAIITKMTLTQVSTWFANARRRLKKENKMTWTPRNRSEDEEEEDNIDLERNDEDEEPLKPNNDEPETKSEAAVRRSPSVGDSCVLMFRDDSGSSSDADRGFTDADFKDSGDGRPPHIPGHTSTGAPPQNSPPGTVRVLEPEHTPGPPSKEHADSCNAIQGPNPAPKPKLWSLAEIATSSDKSKGSNDCSQSGGAGQQQASAHPSSTSRTPFPHSPALPRHLYYTAPFIPGYSSFGPLGPLHGSPGSHLASTTHLNGLHQTMLQRAEAIARDCKLRSHELKKGMTNMQT, from the exons ATGGCTTACCAGCCTCAGGGTTTCCTCTTCCAGCCGTCCGTGTCGCTGGCTCTGCACTCCTGTCCGTCCTTCGGCTCCGGGGTCATCTTAGGGCCGAGGACGGAGGAGCTCGGCCGCTCCTCTTCGGGCTCAGCCTTCGCTCCGTACTCGGGATCGGCGACCTCTCCCGGCTTCAACTCGCACCTCCCGTACGGCGGGGAGCCCCGGGCCGCCGCCACCCTCAACTCCTTCGTG AGTCCTGGTTATGATCCGTCCTCGGGCATCTCCGGCTCCTTAGATTACCACCCGTTCGGGGCCCTGGGGCCATACCCATACGGAGACCCCACCTACAGGAAGAACGCCACGCGGGACGCCACGGCCACGCTGAAGGCCTGGCTGAATGAGCACCGGAAGAACCCGTACCCCACCAAGGGGGAAAAGATCATGCTGGCCATCATCACCAAGATGACCCTCACTCAGGTGTCCACCTGGTTCGCCAACGCTCGCCGGAGGCTGAAGAAGGAGAACAAGATGACCTGGACCCCCAGAAACAGGAgcgaggacgaggaggaggaggacaacaTCGACCTGGAGCGGAATGACGAGGACGAGGAGCCGCTGAAGCCCAACAACGACGAGCCGGAGACGAAGAGCGAAGCCg cCGTCCGCCGCTCGCCGTCCGTTGGAGACTCCTGTGTGCTGATGTTCAGAGACgacagcggcagcagcagtgacgCCGATCGAGGGTTCACTGACGCGGACTTTAAAGACTCCGGGGACGGGAGGCCGCCCCACATCCCGGGCCACACCTCCACAGGGGCCCCTCCCCAGAACTCACCCCCGGGGACGGTCAGAGTGCTGGAGCCAGAGCACACGCCGGGGCCGCCGTCTAAGGAGCACGCCGACTCCTGCAACGCCATTCAGGGGCCAAACCCGGCCCCTAAACCCAAACTGTGGTCCCTGGCAGAGATCGCCACATCTTCGGATAAAAGTAAAGGATCTAATGACTGTTCACAAAGCGGAGGGGCGGGACAGCAGCAGGCCTCAGCCCACCCCTCGTCCACAAGCCGGACCCCGTTCCCCCACAGCCCCGCCCTGCCCCGACACCTCTACTACACCGCCCCCTTCATCCCCGGATACTCCAGCTTTGGCCCCCTGGGGCCCCTGCATGGCAGCCCCGGCTCACACTTGGCCTCCACGACGCATTTAAACGGATTACACCAGACGATGCTGCAGAGAGCCGAGGCCATAGCCAGAGACTGCAAACTGCGCAGTCATGAACTGAAGAAAGGCATGACGAACATGCAGACCTGA
- the LOC124061744 gene encoding protein ANTAGONIST OF LIKE HETEROCHROMATIN PROTEIN 1-like produces MEPSSEDNSSRTAALLSSVVNLSAAPAFGDQMFELYRLQAALLRRRRAREMMERDRRRRQYLRRRRAFVLSSFAAILSLITSTTNRHIWVRNRSPGQNLWSSAESFDDEQWKAQFRVCRATFDYLVEQIGPAIKRRRTNYRVPIEPRRRLAIALWWFARSGEYRSIATMFGVGIATVCVIVRQVTSAILERLYQRCVSLPSGQRLDDTMRAFTDRCYPQCAGAIGRTHIPIAPPRDNPDDYINKRGWHSVTLQAVVDHDVCFTDIYAGWPGSTSSAAVLSSSDLYLKAEDRPDGYLFPREKSVVFDGVEIPVHLIGDASFPLKPWLMKGYGQEHQLTPEQRRFTYTLTSARSVVDTAFTRLKGRWRCLLKKSDIDISMMPRVVAACCVLHNICENRGDTFLPEWNVDVAPGSGFLRQPDTEPYEGDTYCTAEVIRDTMTYNLLTILQH; encoded by the exons ATGGAGCCGAGCTCGGAGGATAACTCATCCCGAACAGCTGCGTTACTTTCCTCCGTTGTGAACCTGAGCGCAGCTCCAGCGTTCGGGGACCAGATGTTCGAGCTGTACCGGCTCCAGGCGGCCCTGCTGAGGCGGAGGAGGGCGCGGGAGATGATGGAGCGGGACCGGCGGCGGCGGCAGTACCTGCGGCGGAGGAGGGCGTTCGTGCTGTCCTCCTTCGCTGCTATTCTGAGCCTCATCACATCCACCACCAACAGACACATCTGGGTCCGGAACCGAAGTCCCGGGCAGAACCTGTGGTCTTCGGCGGAATCGTTCGACGACGAGCAGTGGAAGGCGCAGTTTCGCGTGTGCCGCGCGACGTTCGACTACCTGGTCGAACAGATCGGACCGGCCATCAAACGGCGTCGGACGAACTACCGGGTCCCCATCGAGCCGCGCCGCAGACTGGCCATCGCCCTGTGGTGGTTCGCCAGGTCCGGAGAGTACCGGTCCATCGCCACCATGTTCGGGGTGGGGATCGCTACCGTGTGTGTGATCGTGCGTCAGGTCACCTCGGCCATCCTGGAGCGGCTGTACCAGCGCTGCGTGTCGCTCCCGAGCGGCCAGCGGCTGGACGACACCATGAGAGCCTTCACGGACCGCTGCTACCCGCAGTGTGCGGGGGCCATAGGGAGGACGCACATCCCCATCGCTCCTCCCAGAGACAACCCGGATGACTACATCAACAAGAGAGGCTGGCACTCGGTCACCCTGCAGGCTGTGGTCGACCACGACGTCTG CTTCACTGACATCTACGCCGGCTGGCCTGGAAGCACCAGCAGCGCCGCCGTGCTGTCCAGCTCAGACCTGTACCTGAAGGCAGAGGACCGGCCGGACGGTTACCTGTTTCCCAGAGAG AAATCAGTTGTGTTTGACGGAGTGGAAATCCCAGTGCACCTCATCGGCGACGCGTCGTTTCCTCTGAAGCCGTGGCTGATGAAAGGATACGGCCAGGAGCACCAGCTGACCCCTGAGCAGCGCCGCTTCACCTACACCCTCACCTCCGCCCGCTCCGTGGTGGACACGGCTTTCACACGCCTGAAAGGACGCTGGAGGTGCCTGCTGAAGAAGAGCGACATCGACATCTCCATGATGCCCAGAGTCGTGGCCGCGTGCTGCGTTCTGCACAACATCTGCGAGAACCGCGGAGACACTTTCCTTCCTGAGTGGAACGTCGATGTGGCTCCGGGTTCAGGTTTTCTGAGGCAGCCCGACACCGAGCCGTACGAAGGAGACACGTACTGCACTGCAGAGGTCATCAGGGACACCATGACCTACAACCTGTTGACGATACTGCAGCACTGA